The following are encoded together in the Labrus mixtus chromosome 2, fLabMix1.1, whole genome shotgun sequence genome:
- the LOC132987060 gene encoding GRB2-related adapter protein-like, with the protein MEAMAKYDYEATVSDELSFRKGERLKILQTTGNWYKAERDGVEGIVPKNFINFHLPSWYQENCSRSDAQGQLMLQSVGAFIIRGSQNSAPGRFSISVRHAADVQHFKVLQDSSGQYYLWSEKFTSLNQLVEHYKNNSISLHSRIFLHEMQQQLSDKTSPPAPPLPPHCPPIPAPRQHKPSPKQQVRALYSFRAEEKDELSFNVGDVVQVLERPDPAWWRGQLRGKTGLFPSNYTVPL; encoded by the exons ATGGAGGCTATGGCCAAGTACGACTATGAAGCTACAGTTTCTGATGAACTCAGCTTCAGAAAGGGAGAGCGATTAAAG ATTCTGCAGACGACTGGAAACTGGTACAAAGCAGAACGCGATGGAGTTGAGGGGATTGTACCCAAGAACTTCATCAACTTTCATCTGCCCAG CTGGTACCAGGAGAACTGCAGTCGCAGTGACGCTCAGGGGCAGCTGATGTTGCAGTCTGTGGGAGCCTTCATCATACGAGGAAGCCAAAACTCAGCCCCTGGTCGCTTTTCCATCTCTGTCAG ACATGCAGCAGATGTGCAGCACTTCAAGGTGTTGCAGGACAGCAGTGGGCAGTACTACCTCTGGTCAGAAAAGTTTACTTCCCTCAACCAGCTGGTGGAACATTACAAGAACAACTCTATCTCCCTACACAGTCGAATATTTCTACATGAGATGCAGCAACAG CTAAGTGATAAAACATCTCCCCCTGCTCCTCCACTACCCCCCCACTGCCCACCTATACCTGCACCACGACAG CACAAGCCCTCCCCCaagcagcaggtcagagctCTGTACAGTTTCCGCGCTGAAGAGAAGGATGAGCTGAGTTTTAATGTTGGTGATGTCGTCCAGGTCCTGGAGCGCCCAGACCCGGCCTGGTGGAGAGGCCAGCTGAGGGGCAAAACAGGCCTGTTCCCCTCAAACTACACCGTACCCCTCTGA
- the LOC132987072 gene encoding cytohesin-4-like gives MTDFQMVSSDFTADERMEIESIKTHKKDLLDDIQKLKMEIDNVMAEILSFESSEENKTIEKSKRFSNGKKKFNMDPKKGITYLVENKLLDGSAQSIAEFLYKEEGLNKTAIGEFLGEREELHLQTLKAFVELHEFSDLNLVQALRQFLWSFRLPGEAQKIDRMMEAFATRYCDCNPHVFQSTDTCYILSFAIIMLNTSLHNPNVKDKTTLERFISMNRGINNGDNLPDDLLSKLYESIHNEPFKIPEDDGNDLTHTFFNPDREGWLLKLGGRVKTWKRRWFILTDNCLYYFEFTTDKEPRGIIPLENLCVREVPYPRKPYCLELYNPNSRGQKIKACKTETDGRVVEGKHQSYTICAASAEERDSWIEAIRASITKDPFYDLVSVRKKKVINQAPQD, from the exons ATGACTGATTTCCAAATGG TTTCCTCAGATTTTACAGCAGATGAGAGGATGGAGATCGAAAGCATAAAGACGCATAAGAAAGATCTTCTGGATGATATCCag AAGTTGAAGATGGAGATCGACAACGTCATGGCAGAAATACTCAGCTTTGAGTCTTCAGAGGAAAA CAAGACTATTGAGAAGAGCAAACGGTTCTCTAATGGTAAGAAGAAATTCAACATGGACCCCAAAAAG gggaTCACTTACCTGGTGGAGAATAAGCTGCTGGATGGGAGTGCTCAATCCATCGCTGAGTTCCTCTATAAGGAGGAGGGACTGAACAAGACAGCTATTGGAGAATTTCTTGGAGAAAG GGAGGAGCTCCACCTGCAGACCCTGAAGGCCTTTGTGGAGTTGCACGAGTTCTCCGACCTCAACCTGGTCCAGGCCCTCAG ACAATTTCTGTGGAGTTTCCGTCTGCCGGGTGAAGCCCAGAAGATCGACCGCATGATGGAGGCCTTTGCTACACGCTACTGTGACTGCAACCCTCATGTCTTCCAGTCGACAG ACACATGCTACATCCTGTCATTTGCCATCATCATGCTCAACACCAGCCTGCACAACCCCAACGTGAAGGACAAGACCACCCTGGAGCGTTTCATCTCCATGAACAGAGGCATCAACAACGGAGATAATCTCCCTGACGACCTGCTTTCG AAACTGTACGAGAGCATTCACAACGAGCCTTTCAAAATCCCAGAGGATGATGGGAAtgatctcacacacaccttcttcAATCCCGACAGAGAAGGCTGGCTCCTCAAACTCG GAGGGCGAGTCAAGACGTGGAAGAGGCGCTGGTTCATCCTTACTGACAACTGCCTCTACTACTTTGAATTCACCACT GATAAAGAGCCCAGAGGCATCATCCCTCTAGAGaacctgtgtgtgagagaagttCCATATCCTCGTAAACCG TATTGTCTGGAGCTGTACAACCCGAACAGTCGCGGGCAGAAGATCAAAGCTTGCAAAACGGAGACAGACGGTAGAGTAGTTGAAGGGAAGCACCAGTCGTACACCATCTGTGCAGCCAGCGCAGAGGAGAGAGACTCTTGGATCGAGGCCATCAG AGCCAGCATCACCAAGGATCCTTTCTATGATTTGGTCTCAGTACGTAAGAAGAAGGTGATAAACCAAGCTCCCCAGGACTGA
- the LOC132987067 gene encoding protein FAM83F-like translates to MAESQLMCMEDGHIGVNVPESKPEFYYSEEQRAAIEELLKNGDGAFKTRLKDDNMKDFLSAREVKLVTSTFKQYDSGNNESGSSQASASGTDADSGVHSTYWPMMSDTEVPPLDNGWPNGSMFRGVTRVAVHTHPPKENGPHIKEVVRRLIQEASKVIAIVMDILTDVHILQDLMDAAFRRSVPVYILLDIQGVPHFLDICSRLQIGSQHLRKIRARSLQGLGFNLSFGRLPGSLCNKYMLVDGDKVVFGSYSFSWCTSRMDRNMITVMTGQVVDFFDQDFRELYAISDKMDLYKEFHVSPPAADKTATITRSKTGPKRPPLPATTSRFQVSLGDSPKGDIQVPAHKYYNPKYSLAFGDNPPRPPASLQEPGPKRKPTLAEVLEEMDPEEPRVASSDKTERRGPLPSVDPKEIFKKPNGIKPEKNGRKTLKVNWNKLSSKDPVNSHVKSTTPPPTETNRTEESEDSFEVIVKTPNRWKSKKMSKLGRKSVSEQTVNNGQDNESITGQRHGKSPCKMS, encoded by the exons ATGGCCGAATCCCAGCTAATGTGCATGGAGGACGGTCACATCGGTGTCAATGTGCCGGAATCCAAACCCGAGTTTTACTACAGCGAGGAGCAGCGCGCGGCCATCGAGGAGCTCCTCAAGAATGGCGACGGCGCCTTCAAGACGCGACTCAAAGATGACAACATGAAAGACTTTCTGTCGGCCAGAGAAGTCAAACTTGTTACGAGCACCTTTAAACAGTACGACTCGGGTAATAATGAAAGCGGCAGCAGCCAGGCGTCAGCGTCCGGTACCGACGCGGACTCAGGGGTCCACTCCACATACTGGCCCATGATGTCGGACACGGAGGTGCCACCGCTGGATAACGGCTGGCCCAACGGGAGTATGTTTAGAGGGGTGACCCGGGTTGCCGTGCACACACACCCGCCTAAAGAAAACGGACCTCACATCAAGGAGGTGGTGCGGCGGCTCATCCAGGAGGCCAGCAAG GTGATAGCGATAGTGATGGACATTCTCACGGACGTCCACATCCTGCAGGACCTGATGGATGCGGCCTTTCGTCGCTCCGTACCTGTTTACATCTTGTTGGATATTCAAGGTGTGCCTCACTTCCTGGATATTTGCTCCAGGCTGCAGATTGGCTCACAGCACCTTCGG AAAATTCGAGCCAGATCACTTCAGGGACTCGGCTTCAATCTGTCCTTCGGCAGACTTCCTGGTTCTCTGTGTAACAAGTATATGCTGGTGGACGGAGACAAAGTGGTGTTTGGCTCGTACAG TTTCTCCTGGTGTACATCTCGTATGGACCGGAACATGATCACTGTGATGACGGGACAGGTGGTCGACTTCTTTGACCAGGATTTCCGGGAGCTGTACGCCATCTCTGATAAAATGGACCTGTACAAGGAGTTCCACGTCAGTCCACCTGCTGCTGACAAGACTGCAACAATAACACGCTCCAAAACGGGGCCAAAACGTCCACCTTTACCTGCAACCACGTCCCGCTTCCAGGTCAGCTTAGGGGATTCACCAAAAGGTGACATCCAGGTGCCTGCTCACAAATACTACAACCCCAAATACTCACTGGCATTTGGGGACAACCCCCCACGTCCACCGGCTTCTCTGCAGGAGCCTGGACCCAAGAGAAAGCCCACTTTGGCTGAGGTTCTCGAGGAGATGGACCCTGAGGAGCCACGAGTGGCGAGCAGTGACAAGACGGAACGCAGGGGTCCGCTGCCTTCAGTAGACCCGAAGGAAATCTTCAAGAAGCCAAATGGGATCAAACCAGAAAAGAATGGACGGAAGACACTGAAAGTCAACTGGAATAAATTGTCCAGTAAGGATCCAGTCAACAGCCATGTGAAAAGTACAACACCCCCACCCACAGAAACCAACAGAACTGAAGAGAGCGAGGACAGCTTTGAGGTTATTGTGAAAACTCCAAACAGATGGAAAAGTAAGAAGATGTCTAAACTGGGCCGCAAATCAGTGTCTGAACAAACTGTCAACAATGGACAAGACAATGAGA GCATTACGGGTCAGCGTCATGGAAAATCACCCTGCAAAATGTCCTGA